One Candidatus Krumholzibacteriia bacterium genomic region harbors:
- a CDS encoding asparagine synthetase B codes for MKRLLWIPLLWALPLSADLLIPMDLVQTDHLKAYGLVFHVLQEEGEAWWLLNYRGGSFLLPSSTFAKREASRMGVKLEEVRAGEKVGIFATIEENNMEKVLLEKAPEMAIYAPPTKQPWDDAVMLALEYAEIDYTLLYDGEVLRGDLSDFDWLHLHHEDFTGQYGKFYASYRREVWYRKQQRLFEKLAAEAGFPSVSEHKKAVARAIRGFVDRGGFLFAMCSATDSFDISLASEGIDIVDSPFDGNPPGIGFQEKLDFGKSLCFEDFHLIPGPMVYEFSDIDATGQAAQRGEGRDWFTLFEFSAKFDPVPCMLVQNHVSVVSGFMGQTTSYHKRFLKDHVTVMGEVEGAEEVRYLHGKSGQGTFTFLGGHDPEDYFHRVGDPSTELSLHPHSPGYRLILNNVLFPAAEKKERKT; via the coding sequence ATGAAGAGACTGCTGTGGATCCCCCTTCTCTGGGCACTTCCCCTTTCGGCGGACTTGCTGATCCCCATGGATCTGGTACAGACTGATCACCTGAAGGCCTATGGCCTGGTCTTTCATGTACTTCAGGAAGAAGGGGAAGCCTGGTGGCTTCTGAATTACCGGGGAGGTTCCTTTCTTCTTCCCTCTTCCACATTCGCAAAAAGAGAGGCTTCCCGCATGGGGGTCAAGCTGGAGGAAGTGCGAGCGGGGGAGAAGGTCGGCATCTTTGCCACAATTGAAGAAAACAACATGGAAAAGGTGCTGCTGGAAAAAGCTCCGGAGATGGCCATCTATGCCCCGCCGACCAAGCAGCCCTGGGATGATGCCGTGATGCTGGCTCTGGAGTATGCGGAGATCGACTACACTTTGCTCTATGACGGGGAGGTACTCCGTGGTGATTTGAGCGACTTTGACTGGTTGCACCTGCACCATGAGGACTTCACCGGACAGTACGGGAAGTTCTACGCCTCCTATCGCAGGGAGGTCTGGTATCGAAAGCAGCAGCGCCTCTTCGAGAAACTGGCCGCCGAGGCCGGCTTCCCTTCGGTCAGCGAGCACAAGAAGGCAGTGGCCCGGGCGATTCGAGGTTTCGTGGATCGCGGTGGCTTTCTCTTTGCCATGTGTTCGGCAACGGACAGCTTCGACATATCCCTGGCCTCTGAAGGAATCGACATCGTGGACAGCCCTTTTGACGGCAATCCGCCCGGGATCGGTTTTCAGGAGAAGCTCGACTTCGGAAAATCACTTTGCTTCGAGGACTTTCACCTGATTCCCGGGCCCATGGTCTACGAGTTCAGCGACATTGATGCGACGGGGCAGGCTGCGCAAAGAGGAGAGGGGCGTGACTGGTTTACGCTCTTTGAGTTCTCTGCGAAGTTCGATCCGGTTCCCTGCATGCTTGTGCAGAATCATGTTTCCGTCGTTTCCGGTTTCATGGGCCAGACTACCAGCTATCACAAACGCTTCCTGAAAGATCATGTGACAGTGATGGGAGAGGTGGAGGGAGCCGAAGAGGTTCGCTATTTGCACGGAAAGAGCGGACAGGGCACCTTTACCTTTCTCGGGGGCCATGACCCGGAGGACTATTTCCACCGCGTCGGAGATCCTTCCACCGAGCTGTCCCTGCACCCTCATTCGCCCGGATACCGCCTGATTCTCAACAACGTTCTCTTTCCCGCAGCAGAGAAAAAGGAGCGCAAGACCTGA
- a CDS encoding type II CAAX endopeptidase family protein — MSRNSLLDFHRPWFLLLFAGLSLFLHQLLAGSILLAGKSALSMGLGLCMGVGAGIVLPFIFLCWKAGVDFPSCFELRLPSWKEMLLVVGATLSLVPPLETLSIPFARHFPPNPEYLKMMEWMIPGGILEASLLFLGIAVLVPLGEEILFRGVAFRLLDRRMSLFPAALISGLLFGVIHPLFSAPAVAILGVWFALILGKSRNLTLAVIAHGSWNLANLIALWNWPATESAVFLDSPFALHPLRWILLGLTLFAFFSSLLFREFRA, encoded by the coding sequence ATGAGTCGAAACTCACTGCTGGATTTCCATCGCCCCTGGTTCCTCCTGCTCTTTGCGGGGCTGTCCCTCTTTCTCCATCAGCTTCTGGCAGGGAGCATCCTGCTTGCGGGGAAGTCGGCCCTGTCGATGGGACTGGGACTCTGTATGGGCGTGGGTGCGGGCATTGTCCTGCCCTTCATCTTCCTCTGCTGGAAAGCGGGAGTGGATTTCCCGAGCTGCTTTGAGCTTCGCCTTCCTTCCTGGAAGGAGATGCTTCTCGTGGTCGGAGCCACCCTGAGCCTGGTTCCTCCTCTGGAAACTCTGAGCATCCCCTTCGCCAGACACTTCCCTCCGAATCCGGAGTACCTGAAGATGATGGAGTGGATGATTCCGGGGGGGATTCTTGAAGCTAGCCTTCTCTTTTTGGGAATCGCCGTGCTGGTGCCCCTGGGAGAGGAAATCCTCTTTCGGGGTGTCGCCTTCCGTTTGCTGGATCGCCGGATGTCGCTCTTTCCGGCAGCCCTGATCAGCGGCCTGCTCTTCGGAGTGATCCATCCCCTCTTCTCGGCACCGGCCGTGGCGATCCTGGGAGTCTGGTTTGCCCTGATCCTGGGGAAGAGCCGGAATCTGACACTTGCCGTCATTGCCCACGGTAGCTGGAACCTCGCCAATCTCATCGCATTGTGGAACTGGCCCGCCACGGAGTCTGCCGTGTTTCTCGACTCCCCCTTCGCTCTTCACCCTCTGCGCTGGATTCTTCTGGGGCTGACTCTCTTTGCCTTCTTCTCCTCCCTCCTCTTTCGGGAATTCCGGGCATAA
- a CDS encoding agmatine deiminase family protein — MRHLVLLLLVLFSLTALAEMDVDGIEELLPRHETRAERLKWEGREDEMPDRDRMSDPPPQAPVRNVAEWEPATGVIVRYPLGLPYSLLRDFDDDVTLHVVVSNGSYNSAVSNLTNNGVDMDRVEFLIRSNDSIWTRDYGPWYVFDGNGDVNIIDHTYNRPWRPNDNMIPVYFGQQQGIPVISHDMFHTGGNYMTDGHHISMSTELVYNEASSNNGMNSSQVDQLMFNYYGVEDYEVLDYIESGGIHHIDTWAKFLDEETVLVKEVWPSHHTYTKLNQRAALIASLQASTGRNYQVHRVYCHDIGWSDPASYTNSLILNDCVYVPTFGNSSYDNQALQAYEDAMPGYTVSGYYYSGFITDDALHCRAKGAYDAGMLRVEHVPLREEMTGPVEITALVDDRSESGVSVVELHYRFAGEFWQTINMSAQGGDLYAAEIPSPVSDTSVDYYIHAEDNSGRVEGMPRVEPAHWYNFSILAGDMTSAGPASAPARLNAAYPNPFNPKTTFSFELEYADPVLLQVFDSSGRLIRSLIDGPCQPGTTEVDWDGRDDAGRRLASGVYHYRLRAAGIQYSRPVVLAK; from the coding sequence ATGCGTCATCTTGTGCTTCTGCTTCTCGTGTTATTCTCTCTAACCGCACTCGCAGAAATGGATGTTGACGGGATTGAGGAACTTCTGCCTCGCCATGAAACCCGCGCCGAACGCCTGAAGTGGGAAGGCCGGGAAGACGAGATGCCTGACCGGGATCGTATGAGCGACCCGCCGCCCCAGGCTCCTGTTCGTAATGTAGCCGAATGGGAACCGGCCACGGGCGTGATCGTTCGCTATCCCCTGGGACTTCCCTACAGTTTGCTCCGCGATTTTGACGATGATGTCACCCTGCACGTGGTGGTCTCGAACGGCTCCTATAACAGCGCGGTCAGCAACCTGACGAACAATGGCGTGGACATGGACAGGGTGGAGTTCCTGATCCGGAGCAATGACTCCATCTGGACTCGCGACTACGGCCCCTGGTATGTCTTCGATGGAAACGGTGATGTGAACATCATCGACCATACCTACAATCGCCCCTGGCGCCCGAACGACAACATGATTCCCGTCTACTTCGGCCAGCAGCAGGGCATTCCCGTCATTAGCCACGACATGTTCCACACCGGCGGCAACTACATGACCGATGGCCACCACATCAGCATGTCCACGGAACTGGTCTATAACGAGGCGTCCAGCAACAACGGCATGAACTCCTCGCAGGTCGATCAACTCATGTTCAACTATTACGGCGTGGAGGATTACGAGGTTCTCGATTACATCGAGAGCGGGGGCATCCATCACATTGACACCTGGGCGAAGTTCCTTGATGAGGAAACCGTGCTGGTCAAGGAAGTCTGGCCCAGCCACCACACCTACACGAAGCTCAATCAGCGGGCGGCCCTGATCGCCAGCCTTCAGGCTTCCACGGGACGCAACTATCAGGTGCATCGGGTCTATTGCCATGACATCGGCTGGAGTGATCCCGCCAGTTACACGAACAGCCTCATCCTCAACGACTGTGTCTATGTGCCCACCTTCGGCAACAGCTCCTATGACAATCAGGCTCTTCAGGCCTATGAAGATGCGATGCCGGGCTACACGGTGAGTGGCTACTACTACAGTGGATTCATCACAGACGACGCTCTTCACTGCCGCGCAAAGGGTGCCTACGATGCGGGGATGTTGCGGGTGGAGCACGTTCCGCTTCGGGAGGAAATGACCGGGCCGGTGGAGATCACGGCCCTCGTGGATGATCGAAGTGAGAGCGGTGTTTCTGTCGTGGAACTGCATTACCGTTTTGCCGGAGAGTTCTGGCAGACGATCAACATGAGCGCACAGGGCGGCGATCTCTATGCCGCTGAGATTCCCTCTCCGGTTTCCGACACCAGCGTGGACTACTACATTCACGCCGAAGACAACAGCGGCCGCGTGGAGGGTATGCCCCGCGTGGAACCTGCTCACTGGTACAACTTTTCCATCCTTGCCGGCGACATGACTTCCGCAGGTCCCGCCTCTGCGCCAGCGAGACTGAATGCGGCCTACCCGAATCCCTTCAATCCGAAGACCACCTTTTCCTTCGAACTGGAGTATGCGGATCCGGTACTTCTTCAGGTTTTTGATTCTTCCGGGCGCCTGATTCGCAGTCTGATCGACGGGCCCTGCCAGCCGGGGACAACAGAAGTGGACTGGGATGGCCGTGATGATGCCGGTCGCCGTCTGGCCTCCGGGGTCTATCACTACCGACTGCGTGCTGCGGGGATCCAGTACAGCCGCCCCGTGGTTCTGGCGAAGTAA
- a CDS encoding ATP-binding protein — MRHRFLARALLLVGILAAMPLSASEKPSLSWQEHAEERLSLAMEEAQQLASAIRQSSLHDEEDAEALFELLEASLPERGVLSGGHCGLLIRKEGRVLAWAGNPRASSYRSSSLVNRNRILVQDDSETAFLRILFPVFGRESLSCEIQFPLHSGSGGIWAPSGPNWSLRLFAQERGELPLPESGPWSLQWSEAASEKNQGRTVFLGETPFFHLRFDQQSPGESKESRRLPGASLAGVLAVLALLLQRWWKRRRGGQSTLWHRLIWLLPSLLVLRLLLHASGIPGDHSPWFSIPAWGGLLSSPGELFLTALFLLFGLLVLLRPSLLADSEEGETRPPSSNYFLPAILLPFLASLLAHFLSRGLFQAAAPQWLFLDPLPGGPAFLLDLSLFLLLLTILGLFLFFSRMAWNRVPDLRRLRIPALFAALLLPLAGPSWTLFPATLLMLLASQRTQEGQMRRSGKLFPLLLLALTAGLLAFGGREIVQLQYLPFLEKGGALPWGELPPLSRISTLADGSPSFSARLMGLLAQFSFSLTALVLLLLLDLGLTRLPFLRTTLPPLFMPRGPGFRHRLLAGFLLVALLPTALIAFLGAEQVLRQMDRASQRSSLERAHSALRILEEEVRQEATLLAAGEYVRDFLLPATLSDEAHAKIPEMHELMIFDGGGQLKLDETFRGWTSAQADSFLRSTPRSKMSFELLRDRQDRPRLFAAYLLPWTVLDHDGRKVPCTVYYRKQLQSDLLARIVREIEGELALYLDGQRVQASPGALRLCSDYLAAEQYREIFISGRKELLGTGVSGEERYGQSWIALHDPGARALAVLSSLDYPGVSERSAVFQQGLSRVFALSSLLVLLALGLGSFLAERVYGPIRSLQIGTRRIAEGDFSEKLPASGNDEIGELVDSFNLMSGQLEEAQEELVRKKQLEAWSEMARQVAHEIKNPLTPIQLSVQHAERAWKDKSDRFPSVFEDTVRTVRSQVEILGRIAREFSSFGRSRALEIQKVDLASMAEEILLPYQGELEVQLHSSGPLWVMADAEALRKVLLNLIENAREAMEGGGLLEVSWQQEEERAVWLLRDFGTGISEEARERLFEPYFSTKTSGTGLGLAICAQLLEEMKGGLELINQEGGGVLTRLHLPPAED, encoded by the coding sequence ATGAGGCACCGTTTTCTAGCCCGGGCTCTGTTACTTGTCGGCATTCTGGCGGCAATGCCTCTTTCTGCTTCAGAGAAACCCTCCCTTTCCTGGCAGGAACACGCAGAAGAGCGGCTCTCTCTGGCCATGGAAGAGGCCCAACAGCTTGCGTCGGCAATTCGTCAAAGTTCCCTTCACGATGAAGAGGATGCGGAGGCTCTCTTTGAGCTTTTGGAGGCTTCTCTCCCTGAGCGGGGCGTCCTGTCCGGCGGCCACTGCGGTCTTTTGATTCGTAAGGAAGGCCGCGTTCTCGCCTGGGCGGGCAATCCCCGTGCGAGTAGCTATCGTTCTTCCTCCCTTGTGAATCGAAACCGGATTCTGGTTCAGGATGACAGCGAGACTGCCTTTCTTCGGATCCTCTTTCCTGTTTTCGGACGGGAGAGCCTTTCCTGCGAGATCCAGTTTCCCCTGCATTCCGGGTCCGGGGGGATCTGGGCGCCCAGCGGTCCGAACTGGAGCCTTCGCCTCTTTGCCCAGGAGAGGGGAGAACTGCCTCTGCCGGAATCCGGGCCCTGGAGCCTGCAATGGAGCGAAGCGGCTTCGGAGAAGAATCAGGGGCGAACGGTCTTTCTGGGGGAAACGCCCTTTTTCCATCTGCGCTTTGACCAGCAGTCACCGGGAGAGTCCAAAGAGAGTCGCCGCCTGCCCGGCGCGAGCCTTGCGGGAGTTCTGGCAGTCCTGGCCCTGCTGCTTCAGAGATGGTGGAAGAGAAGACGGGGGGGGCAAAGCACCCTGTGGCATCGCCTGATCTGGCTGCTCCCTTCGTTGCTGGTTCTCCGTCTACTGCTCCATGCTTCCGGGATTCCCGGGGATCATTCTCCCTGGTTTTCGATTCCCGCCTGGGGAGGCCTTCTGTCGAGCCCCGGGGAACTCTTTCTCACGGCTCTGTTCCTGCTTTTCGGTCTGCTTGTTCTGCTGCGTCCCAGCCTCCTTGCCGATTCGGAGGAGGGAGAGACTCGTCCGCCCTCCTCAAACTACTTTCTTCCTGCGATTCTTCTGCCTTTTCTCGCTTCCCTTCTGGCGCACTTCCTTTCCCGGGGACTGTTTCAGGCGGCGGCTCCGCAGTGGCTCTTTCTGGATCCTCTCCCCGGGGGCCCTGCCTTTCTGCTGGACCTCTCTCTCTTTCTGCTTCTTTTGACGATTCTGGGCCTTTTTCTTTTCTTCTCGCGAATGGCCTGGAACCGCGTGCCGGATCTGCGCCGTCTTCGCATCCCCGCCCTGTTTGCGGCCCTGCTTCTGCCTCTTGCAGGGCCTTCCTGGACCCTCTTTCCCGCAACGCTCCTGATGCTTCTTGCCTCGCAAAGAACTCAGGAGGGACAGATGCGTCGCAGCGGAAAGCTCTTTCCACTTCTCCTTCTGGCCCTGACAGCGGGTTTGCTCGCCTTCGGCGGGCGGGAAATCGTCCAGCTCCAGTATCTTCCATTTCTGGAGAAAGGCGGGGCGCTTCCCTGGGGCGAACTGCCTCCCCTGTCCCGAATCTCCACGCTCGCCGATGGAAGCCCCTCTTTTTCCGCTCGCCTGATGGGCCTTCTTGCCCAGTTTTCCTTTTCCCTCACGGCGCTGGTTCTGCTTCTGCTGCTGGATCTGGGTCTTACGAGACTGCCTTTTCTGAGGACTACCCTTCCCCCGCTCTTCATGCCCCGGGGCCCGGGCTTTCGCCATCGCCTGCTGGCGGGTTTCCTTCTGGTGGCTCTTTTGCCCACGGCTCTGATCGCCTTTCTCGGCGCAGAGCAGGTTCTTCGGCAAATGGACCGCGCCTCGCAGCGAAGCAGCCTGGAGCGGGCACATTCGGCACTTCGGATTCTGGAAGAGGAGGTTCGGCAGGAGGCCACGCTTCTGGCGGCCGGTGAGTATGTTCGTGACTTCCTTCTGCCGGCGACCCTGAGCGATGAGGCGCATGCGAAGATTCCCGAAATGCACGAACTGATGATTTTCGATGGCGGGGGGCAACTGAAACTGGACGAGACCTTCCGTGGCTGGACTTCCGCCCAGGCGGATTCCTTCCTTCGCTCCACTCCCCGAAGCAAGATGAGTTTTGAACTTCTGCGGGACCGGCAGGACCGCCCCCGGCTCTTTGCCGCCTACCTTTTGCCCTGGACCGTGCTCGATCACGACGGAAGAAAAGTTCCCTGCACCGTTTACTACCGCAAGCAGCTTCAGTCGGATCTTCTTGCCAGAATAGTCCGGGAGATTGAAGGGGAACTGGCTCTCTACCTGGACGGGCAAAGGGTGCAGGCCAGCCCCGGAGCCCTTCGACTTTGCTCTGACTATCTCGCAGCGGAACAGTATCGGGAGATTTTCATTTCGGGCAGAAAAGAGCTCCTGGGGACGGGAGTATCGGGCGAGGAGCGTTACGGGCAGAGCTGGATTGCTCTTCACGACCCCGGGGCTCGTGCGCTGGCCGTTCTTTCCAGTCTTGACTATCCCGGAGTGAGCGAGCGGAGTGCGGTGTTTCAGCAGGGTCTGTCCCGTGTCTTTGCCCTTTCCTCCCTTCTGGTTCTTCTGGCTCTCGGTCTCGGTAGTTTTCTTGCCGAACGGGTCTATGGCCCGATCCGCAGTCTGCAGATCGGAACCCGGCGTATTGCAGAAGGTGACTTCAGCGAGAAGCTTCCCGCAAGCGGCAACGATGAAATCGGCGAACTGGTGGATTCCTTCAATCTGATGAGCGGCCAGTTGGAAGAAGCCCAGGAGGAACTGGTTCGAAAGAAACAGTTGGAGGCCTGGAGCGAGATGGCCCGGCAGGTTGCTCACGAGATCAAGAATCCACTGACTCCGATCCAGTTGTCCGTTCAACACGCCGAGCGGGCCTGGAAGGACAAGAGCGACCGCTTCCCCTCCGTCTTCGAGGACACGGTGCGAACCGTGAGAAGTCAGGTGGAGATTCTGGGCAGGATTGCCCGGGAGTTTTCCAGCTTCGGAAGAAGTCGTGCGCTGGAGATTCAGAAAGTCGATCTTGCTTCCATGGCAGAGGAGATTCTCCTTCCCTATCAGGGCGAACTGGAAGTGCAGTTGCATTCGAGTGGCCCTCTTTGGGTCATGGCTGATGCGGAAGCCCTGAGGAAGGTGCTTCTCAACCTGATCGAGAATGCCCGGGAAGCCATGGAAGGTGGAGGCCTACTGGAGGTGTCCTGGCAGCAGGAGGAGGAGAGGGCTGTCTGGCTGCTTCGCGACTTCGGGACGGGGATCTCCGAAGAGGCGAGAGAGCGGCTTTTCGAACCCTATTTTTCGACGAAGACCTCCGGTACGGGTCTCGGTCTTGCCATCTGCGCTCAACTGCTGGAAGAAATGAAGGGTGGTCTGGAGCTGATCAATCAGGAGGGTGGCGGGGTGCTCACCCGACTGCACCTTCCTCCGGCGGAGGACTAG
- the secF gene encoding protein translocase subunit SecF gives MFQILTNANFRIIPRRRMMMLISTLLILTGIASMVLHGGLKMGIDFRGGYKFIVEFEKDVELSTIRQALIENGLEGGQVSDFGSSNEVLVVLDSQVADLPEDNAGGDIVQLRLAETMRNAFPGNPVQEISQEKVGPKIGAELRNDAFWAIIYSLLGIIAYITWRFEFKFSIAAITALVHDVLITLGIFSLLDKELNLTILGALLTIVGYSLNDTIVVFDRIRENLRGRSRSEAYAEVVNTSVNQTLSRTVITSLTTLIVVLILFFFGGPVIHDFAFALTVGVLVGTYSSLFIASPVLVEWQAASQRRRQKKLAAKG, from the coding sequence ATGTTTCAGATACTGACCAATGCCAATTTCAGGATTATCCCCCGCAGGCGGATGATGATGCTGATTTCCACCCTTCTCATTCTTACAGGAATCGCCAGCATGGTTTTGCATGGTGGCCTGAAGATGGGAATCGACTTTCGGGGCGGATACAAGTTCATTGTGGAGTTTGAAAAGGATGTAGAGCTTTCCACCATTCGACAGGCCCTGATTGAAAACGGCCTGGAGGGGGGACAGGTCTCGGACTTTGGCTCCAGCAACGAAGTTCTCGTGGTGCTCGATTCCCAGGTGGCGGATCTGCCCGAAGATAACGCCGGTGGCGACATCGTCCAGTTGCGTCTGGCCGAGACCATGAGAAATGCCTTTCCGGGCAACCCGGTTCAGGAAATCAGCCAGGAAAAGGTAGGGCCGAAGATCGGCGCCGAGTTGAGGAATGATGCCTTCTGGGCCATCATCTACTCGCTTCTCGGTATCATCGCCTACATCACCTGGCGCTTCGAGTTCAAGTTCTCGATCGCAGCCATCACGGCTCTGGTGCATGATGTGCTGATCACACTGGGCATTTTCAGTCTCCTGGACAAGGAACTGAACCTGACCATTCTTGGCGCCCTGCTGACCATTGTCGGTTACTCGCTCAACGATACGATCGTAGTCTTTGACCGGATCCGGGAGAACCTGCGAGGTCGTAGCAGGAGTGAGGCCTACGCGGAGGTCGTCAACACCAGTGTGAACCAGACCCTCAGCCGTACGGTGATCACCAGTCTCACGACGCTGATCGTGGTGCTGATTCTCTTCTTCTTCGGAGGTCCCGTGATCCACGACTTTGCCTTCGCCCTTACCGTGGGTGTTCTTGTGGGTACCTATTCCTCGCTCTTTATCGCGAGTCCCGTGCTGGTGGAATGGCAGGCGGCTTCGCAGAGAAGGAGACAGAAGAAGCTGGCCGCAAAAGGCTAG
- a CDS encoding DUF4159 domain-containing protein yields MLRFLLLLCFALPALAGEITIARLHYGGGGDWYSDPSSLPNWLAEFEKRTGLPCAEKERVLRPLDPGLARTPFLYLTGHGQIRFQAEEEAALRDWFAGGGFLYADDNYGLDESFRRAVESLFPEERLRLVPADHAIYHSFYDLPGVPKIHEHDGKPPQGWGLFLDGRLVIFYTREADIGDGLEDPSVHRDSPEKREAAMKMAINILYYALTRD; encoded by the coding sequence ATGCTTCGCTTTCTCCTGCTCCTTTGTTTCGCCCTTCCCGCCCTGGCCGGTGAAATTACGATTGCCCGCCTTCACTACGGGGGAGGCGGGGACTGGTATTCCGACCCGAGCAGCCTTCCCAACTGGCTGGCCGAGTTCGAAAAACGCACGGGTCTACCCTGTGCAGAAAAGGAACGCGTTCTTCGCCCTCTCGATCCGGGCTTGGCGAGAACCCCCTTTCTTTACCTGACCGGGCATGGACAGATTCGTTTTCAGGCAGAAGAGGAGGCGGCTCTTCGGGACTGGTTTGCCGGGGGCGGTTTCCTTTACGCTGATGACAACTACGGTCTCGACGAGAGCTTTCGCCGTGCCGTCGAATCTCTCTTTCCCGAAGAGCGTCTGCGCCTTGTTCCCGCAGACCACGCCATCTATCATTCCTTCTATGATCTTCCCGGTGTCCCGAAGATTCATGAGCACGACGGAAAACCCCCGCAGGGATGGGGGCTCTTTCTCGACGGTCGTCTGGTGATTTTCTATACCCGGGAGGCGGACATCGGGGACGGGCTGGAGGATCCATCCGTCCACCGGGATTCCCCTGAAAAACGCGAGGCGGCAATGAAGATGGCCATCAACATTCTCTACTACGCCCTGACCCGGGATTGA
- a CDS encoding prohibitin family protein: MNLILFVLLFLAGLGLVFFGSSAQMQAGRPKTVGSLMALVGLIGIVVQSVVSIPAGHVGLKDLFGKVSDEVLNPGIHLVNPLLTVRHMDVRTQEITETATVPSKEGMNVRLDLSILYRLDRTMTADVYRGIGMDYAQVFIIPQLRAKVRGATTNFEAKALYTSQREAIASSILGELIPVFEARGVVLEKVLLRSVTLPTTVAQAIEQKLQAEQEAERMKFVLDREGREAERKRIEAKGIRDFQRIVSEGINENLLRWKGIEATEKLSNSPNAKIVVVGGEDGLPLIFNTGK; the protein is encoded by the coding sequence ATGAATCTGATTCTCTTTGTTCTCCTTTTTCTGGCCGGCCTGGGCCTGGTCTTCTTCGGCTCCTCTGCACAAATGCAGGCGGGTCGTCCGAAGACCGTCGGGAGCCTGATGGCTCTTGTCGGGCTGATCGGAATCGTGGTTCAGAGTGTGGTTTCCATCCCCGCCGGCCATGTCGGCCTGAAAGATCTCTTCGGAAAAGTCTCCGACGAGGTTCTCAATCCGGGGATTCACCTCGTGAACCCTCTGCTGACCGTAAGACACATGGATGTCCGCACCCAGGAGATTACGGAAACGGCGACCGTGCCCAGCAAGGAAGGGATGAATGTCCGGCTGGATCTTTCCATCCTCTATCGTCTGGACCGCACCATGACTGCCGATGTGTATCGCGGCATCGGAATGGATTATGCCCAAGTCTTCATCATTCCACAGCTTCGTGCAAAGGTTAGAGGTGCGACGACCAATTTCGAGGCCAAGGCACTCTACACTTCTCAGCGCGAGGCGATCGCGTCCTCCATTCTGGGGGAACTGATCCCGGTCTTTGAGGCCCGCGGGGTTGTTCTCGAAAAGGTGCTGCTTCGTTCAGTCACCTTGCCGACCACCGTGGCCCAGGCGATCGAGCAGAAACTTCAGGCCGAGCAGGAAGCCGAGCGCATGAAGTTCGTTCTTGATCGGGAAGGTCGCGAAGCCGAGAGAAAGCGCATCGAGGCCAAGGGAATCCGGGACTTCCAGCGGATCGTCAGCGAGGGGATCAATGAGAACCTTCTTCGCTGGAAGGGCATCGAGGCCACGGAGAAACTGTCCAACAGTCCCAATGCGAAGATCGTCGTGGTGGGTGGCGAGGACGGTCTTCCCCTGATCTTCAACACGGGGAAATAG